The Chamaesiphon minutus PCC 6605 DNA window TTTTATTATTAAATACTTTTTCGAGTCGGGCTTGTTCGATCTCGTCTCTCGGTTCTAAGAGCGAACTCAATGAGTAATGATTGGCTTTAGCCGCTCTACCCGGCCAATTAATCCAAAATTCGCCCTCATTTGGTGGGCGTTTGATTTCTGGTGCGTTGCTAAGATTGTGCCCTTCTACAGCCATCCAAGCCAATGAATAGACACGGTTTTTGTATGGTAATATTTGCCGCACCACACCATCGTTACTTTTGACTTTATCGACATGCCCGACAGCTTGAGATGAGGCTTTTAAGCGACGCGTGGGTAAGATTGGCTGATTTTGTCCGTCCCAACTTTGCGCGAGAATTACGGCCTTGTGACCGTTGATCGCCTCGATAAATTCGCCATCATCGGGAGTAATCTCCCGAAAGATCTGCTCGAAGGCAATCGTACTGGCATTATATTTAGTAAGAAGTTTAACTAATTTGGCGTAGCGAGCGCGATTATTTGGTAAATCTTGGTATTGGGCAATACTTCGATCGTCAACTTCGACCACCACTAGTCGATCGTCCCAAGCTCTCTCGCCACGCAACTCTGTCAGTCGATTGTAAGCAAAATCCTCAACTGGAGCCGTCGCACCGAGCTGTACTAATGCGATCGCCACTGCGGCAGCGATTGGCCCTGGCAGCCACCGCCAAACAGATCGCAGGTGTTCTGGGATCTGTGTAGGCACATTGGTAAATCGAGTGAAATAGTTCAAGGTAACTGGATCGATAGAGAGTGTTTGAGTTGAGGATTCGCTATAAATATTTAGATAACAAATTTTCCTAACGTCAACTAGAATACCTGGATTCTAAGTGGCTGCAATCGGCAACATAGCTGTTAAAACTTGCTTAATTAGCGGATCTGAGACCACATTTACTGCTGTACTAGTTGGTTCGTAAGCGATCGTTTGCGTATCGCCGATGCCAGAGGGGAGAATAAATACACCTTTACCCGCTTTAACTTTTTTATCAGATTTGAGAGTAGTAACGATCTGGTCTAGATCGATGTTTGACGGCAGATCGAGCGTTAAATTAGCCTTGTCAATGACGGCATCTTGGCGTTGCGCCTCTGCCGCCGTCCACAGTTTCAGAGCGACAGCAATGCGTCCGGCGGCCACCATCCCGATCGCGACCGCTTCACCATGATTGACTACAACATATTTGGTCGCACTTTCGATCGCATGGCCGATCGTATGTCCGTAGTTGAGAGTCGCCCGCAACCCAGTTTGTTCGTGTTCGTCTTTACTCACAACTATCGCCTTGGCCGTTGCCGAGCTGGTTAAAATAGTCGATAGGAGTTCGGGATCGATATCCTGCTGCCTGAGACTAGTCGCTCGCTCCAATCGATCGAATAACTCTCGATCGCCAATAATTCCATATTTAATCACTTCCGCCATTCCCGCCCGAAATTCGCGCTCTGGCAACGTGGCTAAAACTTGAGGATCGGTCACTACCAAGCGCGGCTGATGAAAAGCACCGATCAGATTTTTGCCCTTGGGATGATTTACACCAGTTTTACCACCGATCGAAGAATCGACCATCGCTAGCAAAGTTGTTGGTACCTGAACGACATTAATCCCTCGTAGCCAGGTAGCCGCCGCAAACCCTGTCATATCTCCAATCACGCCACCGCCCAAAGCAACCAAGGTTGAGGAGCGTTCTAGGCCATGCTCCAGAGCTAAGTCGTAAATCTGCTCGATCGATGCCAGTGTTTTATATTGCTCGCCCTCTGGCAAGATACAATGGGAGACTTCAAAATTAGCTTGCTTGAGAGCAGCCATCGCCCTCTCTCCGTAAAGTCCAAAGACAGTAGGGTTGGAAACCACCATCACCTTCTGTCCCAACTTAAGAGCGCGACAATGTTCGCCCAACCGCTCTAAATTGCCAGTCGCGATCGAGATTTGATAACTATGTTCGGCTAAAGCAACTTCGATCGATTCCATGAGCGATAAGAGTGGAGGGGTGGAGGGGTGGAGGGGTGAATGGATAGCGATTCGCGCTTGTCGGGTTTCCCGACGGTGATACGTGCGACCGCTGCCTAGGCAGCGCGCTTTTCTTTGAGATAATGGGTAACAGGTGAGATTCGGCTCGTCCTTTACTCATCAACAAGGTCGCGACGCTGCCCAGTATCTCTGCCTAAAACCTGAAGCCTCCCCACTACTCTCAAAGATTTTTGTGCAGATTCTAACCCATATTCCCCATCACTAGTTTAAATTGTAGATGGATCTGGCAACGATCCGATTCTCTTTCTACAGAGGCTTTGTCAACGGGTGAAGGTAGGGCTGGTTTTCGATCGGAATCTACCGACCTCTATCCTCTCGGATGCAGTCAGTGATTTAATGGTATTTGAATAGTTCTTATCGAGGATAAATTTATGTCTGGCGCGATCGCTTATTTGGGTTTTGTCGGGATCATGTTTGGAATTGCCATGGGTCTGTTCTTTGGCCTGAGATTTGCCAAAATTATCTAGGATGAATGGCTAGTCGATCGTGACTAGTCAACATCCATGCTACCTAATTCACCTCACTACTTGCCACACTCATGAAATCTTACCTCGCTGCTGCCGTCCAAATGACCAGCCTTCCGGACCTAGACAAAAATCTAGCTCAGGCAGAAGAATTAATCGAATTGGCCGTGCGGCGGGGTGCTGAGTTAGTCAGTCTGCCCGAAAACTTCGCCTTTTTGGGCACTGAAGAGGATAAGATCGAGCAGGCCGGAGCGATCGCTACCAAAACTGAAAAATTTCTCAAAACTGCCGCCCAAAAATTTCAAGTTACCCTGGTTGGCGGTGGCTTTCCCGTTCCTGTTGGTAAAGAGGGTAAAGTTTATAATACAGCACTGCTAGTCGGCCCCAACGGTGAAGAACTCAGCAGATATGAGAAGGCACATTTATTTGATGTCGATCTCCCCGATGGCAATACCTATCGCGAATCGAGAACGGTAATGGCGGGGGTAAAGCTACCCGATGTTTATCACTCAGAGCAGTTAGGTGGGATCGGTTTATCTGTCTGCTATGATGTGCGCTTTCCAGAGCTATACCGCCATTTATCTAAATTAGGCGCAGATGTATTATTCGTACCTGCGGCGTTTACCGCATATACAGGTAAGGATCACTGGCAAGTATTGTTACAAGCTAGGGCGATCGAAAATACTTGTTATGTAATCGCTCCAGCTCAGACTGGCACCCACTACGCTATGCGCCAGACACACGGACATGCGATGATTATCGATCCTTGGGGGGTAATTCTCGCCGATGCTGGCGATTTACCTGGTGTCGCGATCGCTGAAATCAGTCCCCAGCGGTTGGCACGCGCTCGCGCTCAAATGCCTTCACTCCAACACCGAGTATTTGCTTAAAATAAAGGAAGGGGCGATCGCATCTTGTAGCAATTTAAAGATACTAGTACTGAGCGGCACAAGTTAGGTTACTATTTCACACTCCCCCGCTCCCCGCTCCTCGCCAGAACAGTAACTAGATTTACGCCGTAGACTACTAGAGCTTAGTTTCGATAATCCGCAATCCGCAATCCGCAATCCAAAATCCAAATGACTGCTAATAATCTTCAATTACTAAACATCCTGAATATCGGTATTAGCGTGCTGTTGGTAGTGATGACATTTTTATTTATCATTCGGATCGTCCTTACTTGGTATCCGCAAGTGGAAAGTCAAAAAATGCCATTCAGTCTAGTAATTGCGCCGACAGAACCTTTTTTAGCTCCCTCTCGCAAACTAATTCCCCCGATCGGTGGTGTCGATATTACGCCAATTGTTTGGGTGGGAATTATTAGTTTAATTAGAGAAATTTTAGTCGGGCAGCAAGGCATTATTACCATGCTAGTTAGTTGATAGTTGATAGTTGATAGATTATAAATCTACGATCTAACTTCTGCTTCTATTAAGTAATCGATCGTCTAAAATTATCTTTTAAATATCAAGTAGTCGATGCTCGTGTTAGTTCTACAGCATCGCGTCCATCTGCTTCTTGGAAATAGACTTTAACCTGTTCTTCTCGTGCGGTAGGTAATGTCTTACCAATAAAGTCGGGATGAATTGGTACTTGTCGATGGCCGCGATCGACGAGTACTACTAATAGAATATGCTTGGGTCTACCATACTCATTGATGGCATTTAAAGCAGCTCGAATCGTTCGTCCTTGATAAATGACATCATCTACTAAAACTACCGTTTTCCCATTTAAATCTACTGGGATATCTGTCTTTCCTGGCGTGCGAACGGCGATCGAGTCGAGATCGTCGCGGTAGAATGTGATATCTAGAGTCCCCACCGGAACTTTGACCCCTTCTAAGATTTCGATCTGTTTGGCTAGCATTTTGGCAAAGGGAACGCCTTTAGTTTGAATTCCCACTAAGACAACCTGCGATAAATCTCGACAGCGTTCGTCAATTTCGGACGCCAATCTAACGATCGTCCTGCGGATTTCATCAGCCGATAAGATTTCAACAATAGAACTCATGTTATGGGTTGGAGATGATGGGAAAAATATCGGCGATCGCGAGCAGTGGTGGACTGGGAGTCTGACCTGCTGCCGAGCGGTAGTCCAAATTGCTACCTTAGAGGATGTCTGAAAAGTCTAATTGCTTCGTTTGCAGTGGGTAAATCCCCCTGTCTTGTCGCACACAAACGGGAGGGAACCTCCCGTTCGATGCGCCGCTAAATCCCCCTTAAAAAGGGGGACTAAGAGTCTGGTTCCCTCCTTTTTAAGGGGGGCTAGGGGGGATTTTCTAGGGTTTAAGCTTAACGGAATTGTGTTTTCAGACATCCTCTCACATTGTCTCTCTCCGCAGCAGCATCTGTAAAGGGATGACGATTGTCGTACCGACACGCTGCGCGAACGCCCCAGGCACGGTCACAAAACCAGCCAATAAGCCCGTGCAATTACCTGTAATGATATTTGAGCTAAGTTGCGCGCTCGACGCGCTTGTTGGCTCACTCTGACGCTGCTAATTCAATAAATTCCAACAAGCGAAACACCCATCGTTAGCATCAAATCGAGGATTAAATTGAATTAGCTGATATTGCAGAATGTTAAGCTTCTCTCGATCGCCATGGCAACCGTGAACCTTTTTGCCTAACCTGGATACAGGGTAATTAGTCTAGAGTCGATCGTTGAGACTTTAATAATCGCTTATTCCCAAGCCTAAAGCCTAAAGCCTAAAGCCTAACACCTATCACCTATCACCTATCCGCTCATCCTATGGCCTATCAGTGGTTTAAATCTTTTCATATTATTGGTTTTACAGTCTGGTTTGCAGGCTTATTTTATTTAGTTCGATTATTTATTTATCATGTCGAGGCAAATGAGAAGCCCGAACCCGCTCGGAGTATTCTCAAAGAGCAGTATCAGATCATGGAAAAGCGGCTCTATAGTATTATTACTACGCCGGGAATGTTAGTGACAATCGCAATGGCGATCGGGATTATTTCGACAGAGCCAGGTATCATTCATCAAACTTGGCTACACATCAAACTTAGCTTGGTAGCACTATTAATCGGCTATCATCATTACTGCAAGATCTTGATGAAAAAACTTGCAGCAGATAAGTGTAAATGGAGCAGCCAACAGTTACGCGGACTTAATGAATTACCAACGTTATTTTTAGTCGCCATCGTGTTATTGGCAATTTTTAAAAATAATTTACCCACCGATATCACTGGTTATCTAATTGTCGGATTGGTAGTTTTGATGGCGGCGACAATTCAACTCTATGCCCGCAAACGCAGATTAGATGCTGAAAAATTAGCATCTAATTCGTCTTCGACTCCCGAACTGAGTACGTAACTTTCGATCGCATCTTTGAAAGATATTGGCTTTGTTCTAACACTGCTACCGATTGAAATCGGGGCTATTATTGCCAAGTTCGCCTGGGCGGACCGATTAAATATTCTGCCCAGGCGGACTTGGCATCACAAGCAGGGACTTATAGTCTTTAGACAACTCAGGTTAAATTGAGTCAATGGACACTCGAAAGCAGAAACCCATCCACCCCTAAGATCGCATGAGTGATGAATTGGTAATTCCCCAGCTAATTGTCGGGCTGGGAAATCCTGGAACTAAATACGCCCAGACTAGGCATAATATCGGATTCGACCAGATAGATAGTCTCGCTAAAAGATGGCAGATTAGTTTAACCGATCGCAAGCAATTTCAGGGTATTTATGGTGAAGGATTCGGTAGCCATAATGCCAAAATTAGAATGCTCAAGCCGCAGACTTTTATGAACCTTTCGGGGCAGTCAGTGCGGGCGACATTAGATTGGTTTAAACTATCGCCAGAGTCTGTATTAGTCATTTATGACGATCTCGATTTACCCCTCGGTAAAATTAGATTACGATTGTCGGGTTCTGCTGGCGGACATAATGGCATGAAGTCAATAATCTCGCATTTGGGTACGCAAAAATTTCCCAGAGTGCGGATCGGGATCGGTACAAGTGTTGGCGAGAAAGATACTATTTCTCACGTTTTAGGTAAATTTTCAGCAATCGAAACACCCATCGTCAGTGAAGTTATCTATCTAGTCAATGATGCGATCGAAATGAGTCTCAAGCAGGGCGTGGAAAAAGCGATGAGTCTCTACAATAGTAAGTCGATCCCCGTTCCGGAGATTGCTGAGTAATTGAGGCTTGCTAAGCTGTTAATCATTCAATTTACGTGTCTGTTCCCTGCTGTCAACAAATCTAAGTGGGCGATCGAAATATCTGACAGATTACTTAATTAAACGATCGACGGGTGAGACATTAGTAGTACTGCGATCGGTAATATCCGTCAAATGAGAGATCCCCTGAAGCGAGCGCGTGGTAGATGCGGGGCGATTGGCTTTGGCGGGATTCGTCCGTCCAACTTTGGCAGTAGCTGGCTTGAGTCGGACATTTGCCAGCACCGCATCGACTGGTGGACGAGAAATATCGTTAGTGGTAGGAGCTTTAATGGGATTTTTGGTTGCAACTAGTTTAGCCACAGACTGAGGTTTAGCGAAAACCGAATAACTAAATCCGAGTACGATAGTGAAAGCCAAGAGCGAGACACAGAAGCGATGGAGTAGATTGTGCATAATCCGAAAATCCCATAACTACTTACTTGCTAACTTACCCATACCAAGTGGTTGAATTACCAAAACCACAAAGTTTAGGATCTAGGCAAATAGTACCAGCAATCGATCGAGAAATTTACCACCTCAGCCACTAAGAATGCTAGGATCGCAAACAGCAAGAGAAGAAGTGAAGAAAAAAAGGACAACCTAATGGCAGAGATAAATAAGTCAATATCCTTTGACGGTAGGGATATTCGACTTAAGGTTGGAGTATTCGCACCCCAAGCTGGTGGTTGCGTCTTAATCGAATCTGGCGATACCAGCGTGTTAGTTACCGCCACCCGTGCGAAAGGACGAGAAGGAATTGATTTCCTACCGTTACTTGTAGATTATGAAGAACGGATCTATGCAGCCGGACGTATTCCAGGTGGTTTCTTACGACGCGAAGGCCGAGCACCAGAAAAAGTTACGCTCATTAGTCGGTTGATCGATCGACCCATGCGTCCGTTATTTCCTGATTGGTTGCGCGATGATATTCAAATCGTCGCGACCACGATGTCTTTAGACGAATTAGTCCCCCCAGACGTCCTGGCAGTCACTGGAGCTTCGATCGCTACCCTGTTGGCACAGCTCCCATTTAATGGCCCCATGGCAGCAGTACGGGTCGGTTTAGTCGGCGATGACTTTATCATCAATCCCACCTATCGCGAAATTCAAATCGGCGATCTAGATCTAGTCGTTGCGGGTACTCCCGATGGCGTGATTATGGTCGAAGCGGGTGCCAATCAGTTACCCGAACAAGACATCATCGAAGCGATCGATTTTGGTTATGAAGCCGTTCAAGAGCTAATTACCGCTCAACGCGAATTAATCGCCGAACTAGGCATCGAGATCGTTCATGCCCAGAAACCTTCTACCGACGAGACTTTAGAGAACTTCTTAACCGATCGCACCAAAGAGAGCATCAAAGTTATTCTCGGCAAATACGAGCCAGATAAAAATATTCGCGATGCCGAACTAGATGAAGTCAAAGCCAAAGCAGTAGAAGAGATCGCTACTTTACCAGAAACCGATCCGATTCAAGTTGCCGCAGCTAGCGATAGTAAAGCTGTGAGTACCCTGTTCAAAGGCATCACCAAAAAAATGATGCGCCAACAGGTGATCGAAACCGGACGGCGCGTAGACGGACGGACGCTCGACCAAGTACGCCCGATTTCTTGTTTCGTCGGCGTTTTACCCCGCCGCGTTCACGGTACGGGTCTGTTCAATCGCGGCCAAACACAAGTCTTGTCGGCTTGTACCCTCGGTACTCCTGGCGACGCCCAGGATCTCGGCGACGATCTCAATCCCGAAAATACCAAACGGTATATTCACCACTATAATTTCCCGCCTTATTCCGTCGGTGAAACTAAGCCCATGCGTGCCCCCGGACGCCGCGAAATCGGTCATGGTGCCCTCGCCGAACGCGCGTTGATCCCCGTCCTTCCCAGCAAAGATGAGTTCCCCTACGTGCTCCGAGTGGTCTCTGAGGTGTTATCCTCCAACGGTTCTACCTCGATGGGTTCGGTCTGCGGTTCGACCCTCGCATTGATGGATGCAGGCGTCCCCATTACCAAACCCGTCAGCGGTGCGGCCATGGGATTGATTAAAGAAGGCGAAGAAGTTCGCATTCTTACTGATATCCAAGGGATTGAAGACTTCCTCGGCGACATGGACTTTAAAGTTGCAGGCACCGATACCGGAATTACCGCCCTGCAAATGGACATGAAAATCAGCGGTCTGCCGATGACGGTCATCGCCGATGCCATCAATCAAGCACGTCCCGCACGCTTACATATTCTAGAGAAAATGTTAGCCGCGATCGACAAACCCCGCGAAGAACTCTCACCCTTTGCACCGCGCTTACTCACCTTCAAAATTGAGCCAGAACTGATCGGCTTAGTAATCGGCCCTGGCGGTAAAACTATTAAAGGAATTACCGAAGAGACCGGAGCTAAAATCGATATCGATGACGACGGTACTGTAACTGTATCGGCTGTCGATAATGACAAAGCCAAACGTGCGATCCAAATTATCCAAGGCTTAACTCGCCGTCTCAACGAGGGCGATATCTATGCCGGACGTGTGACCCGAATTATCCCGATTGGTGCCTTCGTGGAGCTGCTACCGGGCAAAGAAGGGATGATCCATATCTCCCAACTCGCCGATTATCGCGTCGGTAAGGTTGAAGATGAAGTGGGCGTCGGCGATGAAGTGATCGTCAAGGTTCGCGAAATCGATAATAAGGGTCGCGTTAATTTAACACGTCTGGGCATTCATCCCGATGAAGCTGCGGCGGCGCGGAAGGGTTAGACGGTGTGTGGCGTAGACCCAACCCACCCCGCCCTGCGGGCACCCCTCCGAGGAGGGGAATTTAACTTGACAGGCGGGAAGTCCCGCGCTCTGGCGAAGCCGAGCGTCGGGATGAAAGCCGA harbors:
- the aroB gene encoding 3-dehydroquinate synthase — its product is MESIEVALAEHSYQISIATGNLERLGEHCRALKLGQKVMVVSNPTVFGLYGERAMAALKQANFEVSHCILPEGEQYKTLASIEQIYDLALEHGLERSSTLVALGGGVIGDMTGFAAATWLRGINVVQVPTTLLAMVDSSIGGKTGVNHPKGKNLIGAFHQPRLVVTDPQVLATLPEREFRAGMAEVIKYGIIGDRELFDRLERATSLRQQDIDPELLSTILTSSATAKAIVVSKDEHEQTGLRATLNYGHTIGHAIESATKYVVVNHGEAVAIGMVAAGRIAVALKLWTAAEAQRQDAVIDKANLTLDLPSNIDLDQIVTTLKSDKKVKAGKGVFILPSGIGDTQTIAYEPTSTAVNVVSDPLIKQVLTAMLPIAAT
- a CDS encoding cytochrome b6-f complex subunit PetL, which translates into the protein MSGAIAYLGFVGIMFGIAMGLFFGLRFAKII
- a CDS encoding carbon-nitrogen hydrolase family protein; the encoded protein is MKSYLAAAVQMTSLPDLDKNLAQAEELIELAVRRGAELVSLPENFAFLGTEEDKIEQAGAIATKTEKFLKTAAQKFQVTLVGGGFPVPVGKEGKVYNTALLVGPNGEELSRYEKAHLFDVDLPDGNTYRESRTVMAGVKLPDVYHSEQLGGIGLSVCYDVRFPELYRHLSKLGADVLFVPAAFTAYTGKDHWQVLLQARAIENTCYVIAPAQTGTHYAMRQTHGHAMIIDPWGVILADAGDLPGVAIAEISPQRLARARAQMPSLQHRVFA
- a CDS encoding YggT family protein, producing MTANNLQLLNILNIGISVLLVVMTFLFIIRIVLTWYPQVESQKMPFSLVIAPTEPFLAPSRKLIPPIGGVDITPIVWVGIISLIREILVGQQGIITMLVS
- the pyrR gene encoding bifunctional pyr operon transcriptional regulator/uracil phosphoribosyltransferase PyrR, giving the protein MSSIVEILSADEIRRTIVRLASEIDERCRDLSQVVLVGIQTKGVPFAKMLAKQIEILEGVKVPVGTLDITFYRDDLDSIAVRTPGKTDIPVDLNGKTVVLVDDVIYQGRTIRAALNAINEYGRPKHILLVVLVDRGHRQVPIHPDFIGKTLPTAREEQVKVYFQEADGRDAVELTRASTT
- the hemJ gene encoding protoporphyrinogen oxidase HemJ; the protein is MAYQWFKSFHIIGFTVWFAGLFYLVRLFIYHVEANEKPEPARSILKEQYQIMEKRLYSIITTPGMLVTIAMAIGIISTEPGIIHQTWLHIKLSLVALLIGYHHYCKILMKKLAADKCKWSSQQLRGLNELPTLFLVAIVLLAIFKNNLPTDITGYLIVGLVVLMAATIQLYARKRRLDAEKLASNSSSTPELST
- the pth gene encoding aminoacyl-tRNA hydrolase — its product is MSDELVIPQLIVGLGNPGTKYAQTRHNIGFDQIDSLAKRWQISLTDRKQFQGIYGEGFGSHNAKIRMLKPQTFMNLSGQSVRATLDWFKLSPESVLVIYDDLDLPLGKIRLRLSGSAGGHNGMKSIISHLGTQKFPRVRIGIGTSVGEKDTISHVLGKFSAIETPIVSEVIYLVNDAIEMSLKQGVEKAMSLYNSKSIPVPEIAE
- a CDS encoding polyribonucleotide nucleotidyltransferase is translated as MAEINKSISFDGRDIRLKVGVFAPQAGGCVLIESGDTSVLVTATRAKGREGIDFLPLLVDYEERIYAAGRIPGGFLRREGRAPEKVTLISRLIDRPMRPLFPDWLRDDIQIVATTMSLDELVPPDVLAVTGASIATLLAQLPFNGPMAAVRVGLVGDDFIINPTYREIQIGDLDLVVAGTPDGVIMVEAGANQLPEQDIIEAIDFGYEAVQELITAQRELIAELGIEIVHAQKPSTDETLENFLTDRTKESIKVILGKYEPDKNIRDAELDEVKAKAVEEIATLPETDPIQVAAASDSKAVSTLFKGITKKMMRQQVIETGRRVDGRTLDQVRPISCFVGVLPRRVHGTGLFNRGQTQVLSACTLGTPGDAQDLGDDLNPENTKRYIHHYNFPPYSVGETKPMRAPGRREIGHGALAERALIPVLPSKDEFPYVLRVVSEVLSSNGSTSMGSVCGSTLALMDAGVPITKPVSGAAMGLIKEGEEVRILTDIQGIEDFLGDMDFKVAGTDTGITALQMDMKISGLPMTVIADAINQARPARLHILEKMLAAIDKPREELSPFAPRLLTFKIEPELIGLVIGPGGKTIKGITEETGAKIDIDDDGTVTVSAVDNDKAKRAIQIIQGLTRRLNEGDIYAGRVTRIIPIGAFVELLPGKEGMIHISQLADYRVGKVEDEVGVGDEVIVKVREIDNKGRVNLTRLGIHPDEAAAARKG